In Arachis hypogaea cultivar Tifrunner chromosome 17, arahy.Tifrunner.gnm2.J5K5, whole genome shotgun sequence, a single window of DNA contains:
- the LOC112765997 gene encoding uncharacterized protein, with amino-acid sequence MSESSLKTLGITVAILVCVVIWYLSVYYFLKKWKTVQVRPVNEHGGGDQEMAALNQHGHGHEEAALPENHPPHQEPHFGAIAQGEAQEHPPHHHEHLPLLLDANADSPRTDKVEPIQDRTLPPLDELKETTVTTGDEDARALGTFGYDAPEYAMSGKLNAKSALHSLGVVLQKLLAEHALTSGQQSLVSRVSKSYLLLLRMHAADHSN; translated from the exons ATGTCGGAGTCATCACTGAAGACGTTAGGGATAACAGTAGCGATCCTGGTGTGTGTTGTGATCTGGTACTTGTCGGTATATTACTTTCTGAAAAAATGGAAAACAGTTCAAGTGCGTCCTGTGAATGAACACGGAGGCGGAGATCAAGAGATGGCTGCTCTGAATCAACACGGCCATGGCCACGAAGAGGCGGCTCTACCGGAGAATCATCCTCCTCACCAGGAACCTCACTTTGGCGCCATCGCCCAAGGAGAAGCTCAAGAACATCCTCCTCATCACCATGAACACCTTCCACTCCTTCTCGATG CGAATGCTGATTCTCCAAGAACTGATAAAGTTGAGCCGATTCAAGATCGAACTCTGCCACCGCTGGATGAACTGAAAGAAACTACGGTTACCACTGGGGATGAAGATGCCCGTGCCCTTGGAACCTTTGGTTACGATGCACCAGA ATATGCAATGAGTGGGAAATTGAATGCTAAGAGTGCTCTACATAGCTTGGGTGTTGTCCTTCAGAAGCTTTTGGCAGAGCATGCATTAACAAGTGGGCAGCAGAGCCTAGTTTCTAGGGTATCCAAATCGTATCTTCTACTATTGAGAATGCATGCAGCTGATCACAGTAATTGA